GGTTCACGCGCTGGCTCGTCCCGATCTCGACGAGCCGGCGGGCGACCGCGCCGTAGTCCACCGCGGCGGCGAGGTCGTCGGAGACGGCGGCCGGCTCGAGGTCGAGGGAGAGCTCGGCGTCCACCGAGAACCACGCGCCCACCGCCCGCTCCGCCCGCGTGAGCCCGTGCTGGCCGTAGAAGCGGACGTCCTCGAGCAGGAGCCGGTCGCGCATCACCACTTCACGACGGTGTTCCGGAGGCTCCCGATGCCCTCGATCCGGACCTCGACGCGGTCGCCGGGCTCGAGCGGCCCCACGCCCGGCGGCGTGCCGGTGGCGATCACGTCGCCCGGCAGGAGGGTCATCACCTCCGAGACGCGCGCGACGATCTCCTCGACGGGGAAGATCAGCTCCTTCGTGCTCGACGACTGCCGGAGCCCGCCGTTGACCCACGCCTCGATCGTCACCGCGTTCGGGTCGATGTCGGTCGCGATGCACGGTCCGATCGGGCAGAAGGTGTCGAACGCCTTGGCCCGCGAAGGCATGCCGTCCCG
This Candidatus Methylomirabilota bacterium DNA region includes the following protein-coding sequences:
- the folB gene encoding dihydroneopterin aldolase, with amino-acid sequence MRDRLLLEDVRFYGQHGLTRAERAVGAWFSVDAELSLDLEPAAVSDDLAAAVDYGAVARRLVEIGTSQRVNLIERLAGLMAEALLKEFPAQEVRVRVRKLTPPLAGLVGTPAVELVRRR